The Polaribacter sp. Q13 sequence AGTATTCAGTATTCAGTATTCAGTATTCAGTATTCAGTATTCAGTATTCAGTATTCAGTATTCAGTATTCAAAACTAAAAAATCTTAACTGTCAAGTTATAAGAATCGTTAAAACTTATTAACTTTGTTACATTACAATTCAAAAAAACTTAAAAATTACAATACCATGAAAAAAATAATAACTACTTCAAAAGCACCAGCTCCAATAGGACCTTATAATCAAGCTGTATTAAGTGGCAACACATTATATACTTCTGGTCAAATTGCCATCAATCCAGAAAACGGAGAATTGGTTTTATCTTCCATAAAAGAAGAAACAACGCAGGTTATGGAAAATCTAAAAGAAGTTTTAGCTGCCGCTGATATGACTTTCGAAAACGTAATTAAAACGTCTATTTTTATTTCTGACATGAATAATTTCGGAGAAATAAATGCTATTTACGGAAACTATTTTAATGAAGAAACTGCTCCTGCAAGAGAAACAGTTGAAGTAGCAAATTTACCAAAATTTGTAAATGTAGAAATTAGTGCAATTGCCATTAAATAGCTTTAATTAATAAATCTGCAGTAGCAGGATTAGTTGCTAAAGGCACATTGTGTACATCGCAAATTCTAAGTAACATCATAATATCTGGTTCATGAGGATGTTTTGCATGAGGATCTCTAAAAAACAACACCATATTACATTTACCTTCTGCAACTCTAGCAGCAATTTGAGCATCTCCTCCAATTGGCCCAGATAAAAACTTAGTTACTTTAAACCCAGCTTTCTCTGCTTTAGTACCAGTTGTTCCTGTAGAAACTAGATTAATTTTCTTTTGAAGTAAAGCTTCTTTATGTTCATTTAAAAATTGAACCATTTCTGCTTTCATACCATCATGAGCAATGATTGCTATTTCCATAAAATATGTATTAAATTTATTATCTTCTAAAGATAAAAAAACCTGATAGAAAATTAATTCTATCAGGTTTTTATTTATGTATAAACTACTTTATATTATAAAGAAGCAGCGTATTCGATTAAGTCTACAATCTTAGTTGAATAACCCATTTCGTTATCATACCAAGAAACAACTTTTACAAAGTTATCGTTTAATGCGATACCAGCTTTAGCATCAAAGATAGAAGTACGAGTATCTCCAACAAAGTCTTGAGAAACTACCATATCTTCAGTGTATCCTAAAACACCTTTCATTGTATCACTTTCTGAAGCAGCTTTCATTGCAGCACAAATTTCTGCGTATGTAGCTGGTTTTTCTAACTTCACAGTTAAATCTACAACAGAAACATCCATAGTAGGAACTCTAAAAGCCATACCAGTTAATTTTCCGTTTAATGCAGGAATTACTTTTCCAACAGCTTTTGCAGCTCCAGTTGAAGAAGGAATTACGTTACCAATAGCAGAACGTCCACCTCTCCAGTCTTTCATAGAAGGACCATCAACAGTTTTTTGAGTTGCAGTTGCAGCATGTACAGTTGTCATTAAACCTTCTGAGATTCCCCAGTTATCGTTTAATACTTTTGCAATAGGAGACAAACAGTTTGTAGTACAAGATGCATTAGAAAAAATCTTTTGATCTGCTTTTAATTCTGTATTGTTAACACCCATTACAAACATTGGTGTATGATCTTTAGATGGCGCAGATAAAACTACTTTTTTAGCTCCAGCTTCTAAGTGTTTTCCTGCAGTTTCTTCTGTTAAGAAAAATCCTGTAGATTCAATTACATATTCAGCTCCAATTTCATCCCATTTTAAATCTGCTGGGTTTCTTTCTGCTGTAATTCTAATTTCGTTTCCGTTTACAATTAATTTACCGTCTTTTACATCAACAGTTCCATCAAATGCTCCGTGAACAGAATCGTATTTTAACATGTAAGCTAAATAATCTACGTCTAATAAATCATTAATACCTACTACTTGTACGTCTTTTCTATTTACTGTAGATCGGAATGCTAATCTTCCAATTCTTCCAAATCCGTTAATTCCTATTTTAATCATTTTAATCGTTTTTAATTAATTATTTTATGTTGTTATAATATCTGAAATTCTAAGTAACTCATAGTTTATGGAGTGACCGCCAGAAATTGCTTCTCTAATATCGGTACTAATCACTTTATTATCTTTTAAACCTACCATTAAATTTGTTTTACCGTCTAATAGTAACTCTACGGCTTTTACACCTAATCTACTTGCTAAAACTCTATCGAAGCAAGATGGAGAACCACCTCTTTGCATATGCCCAAGAATAGAAACTCTAACGTCATATTCTGGTAAATTTTCTTCTACATATTTAGCTAATTCGTAAACGTTTCTTCCTGATTTATCACCTTCTGCTACTACAACAATACTAGATGATTTACCTGCTCTTCTACTTCTTTCTAAAGACTCTAGTAATCTATCTAATCCTAAATCTTCTTCAGGAATTAAGATTTCTTCTGCTCCTGCTCCAACACCTGCATTTAATGCAATAAAACCTGCATCACGTCCCATAACCTCAACAAAGAAAAGTCTGTTATGTGAAGATGCTGTATCTCTAATTTTATCAATTGCTTCTACAGCTGTGTTTAAAGCGGTGTCGTAACCTAAAGTATGTGATGTACCAAAAATATCATTATCAATAGTACCAGGAATACCAATTACAGGAAAATCAAATTCTTCATTAAATAATACTGCTCCTGTAAAAGAACCATCACCACCAATTACAACCAATGCATCTACCTCACGTTCTACTAAATTCTCGTAAGCTTTCTGTCTTCCTTCTTTAGTTCTAAATCCTTTAGACCTTGCAGATTTTAAGATTGTTCCTCCTTTGTTTATTATATTATGAACACTTCTTGCATTTAATTCTACAAGATCATCTTCAATTAAACCTTCATACCCTCTATATATTCCTACACAACCTAAACTATAATAGGCACAAGTCCTAACTACTGCTCTAATTGCGGCGTTCATTCCAGGAGCATCTCCCCCAGAAGTCATAACGGCTATTTTTTTTATTTTCTTCATATATTCTGATGTAAATTTACTGCTTTATAACCATTTAAAATAATAAAACTACGAAATCGTTTTAGGCTATTTTTCGTTATTATAGGTGAAAAATAGCTATTTTTTTTGATTAAATTTAATGGAATACATTATTATATTGTTATTTTTTTTTAAGCTGCAAAAGTAATAACACATACAAGAAAATTAAATGATAAAAATCATTTTTAGTGATAAATACTACATTTATTAATTTCCTTCAAAATTAATTAAATTATCCTTTAATTTAAATATTGAATCTTTCTTAACTTGAGCCTGTGTTCTTCTTATTACACTCTTCTTACCCCTAATTTTCCTTAACAAGCCAGAAAGCGAATTAAAGTTTACTTGATAAGAAAGCCCTACTCCTTGTGTATATCCTTCTTCTTCTGTAGAATATTGTATTTCGTTTTGTCTATTAAAAATTACTCCTCTAAAGTTGCCTTCTTTATTTAATAATACTTCTACTTTTACTTCGCCAACAACGCTAGATTGAGTTTGAGTACCAACTGGCACCCCTACTTTTCCATTAATAATAACTTTATCTCCTAATTGTGTACTTACCGAAACATCTACTTGGTTATCTGTATTTAGACTCTCTATATCACTTCCACTATTTCCTTGCTGGTAATCTACTCCTAATTGAAATTTACCATCAGGGTTGTTTAATAAACTAGAAAAAGCTGCAGCTACAGCACTAGAAGCTGTATTAGAAATGGTTTCTCCTGCATTAAAATCTACTTTATCTGGATTTGCAAAACTACCAAACGCAAGTAAGGATATAAACTGTGTTGTTTTCTCATTTACATTGTTATCATTTAATATAAATTCTAACTCACTAGCTATTGAAGGGTCTACATTTGATAATTGAATATCTAACTCTTGTTTAGAGCTAAATAATCCTCCTGTAATTCTAGTAACTAAATCTACCTCTATCTTTCTATTAGAGTTAAAATTATCTAACAAAACAGCAGGGTTTGCTTTTGCTTTATAAATTGCAGTAACATCTAAATTTGCTTCATAAGGATTTCCATTCCAAGAAACCGTACCTCCTTTTTGAATTAAGAATGGTTTATTTACTATACCCCCATATTTAAAATCGTAAACTCCACTATCAATCATATAATCGCCAAACATGTTAAATTTCCCTCTAGTATTTATCTCAATTCTAAGGTTTCCTTTCCCTTTTCCTGTTAACTGGCTCCCATTTACCTCATCTATAACTACCTGAGCAGTTGCATCTTTTGTTACGTCTAAATCTATATTTAAAGACAAACCTTTTATAGCCTCTAGAGCAACTTCCTTTTGCTTTTCTTTAACGGCTATTTCTTTCGATTTAAAATGAATTAAACGATAACTATCTACCGTTTCTACATCTTTAAGAGGAACAACAAAAGCGGTTCCGGGCATTGTTTTAGCATTTATATCTATGGTTAATTGATCTGTTAAACCTGTAATATTAGCGGTACCATCTATAAAGGCCGTACCATAATATAAAGCTTCATCTGTGTTTTTGGTATCTAAGACTAATAAGTTATCACTTTCTATTTCTATATTTAAAAACCACTTTTTAAAATTTAAATGAGTAATATCTCCAATCAATCTTCCGCTACTTTTATGTTTGGTATCTATTAAAGAGATACCTTCAAAAATAAAGGATTGATCTTGCAAACTAATAATAGACTCTCCTTCAAAATCATAATCTACATTTAGATACGGAAATTTTAAACCTGCATTTTTAAGAGTTAAAGTACCTTCCATTTCTGGGTTCCCTAAAAAACCTCGTAGAGAAAAATCTCCATTTGCAGTTCCTCTTATAGAGGATAAAACATCTTGCCCAAGTGGACTAAAAGCATCCAACCCAAATTCTTCTAAATAGACATCTAAATCTATTAAAGGTCTTTTTTCTGAAAAATCTAAAGAGCCTGTAGCAGCAATGCTTTTTACCTTTTTATTCTTTATAGATAAATCTACGTTATATTTTTTATATGAATTATCTCCTTTAACATTTAAAGATAAATCTCCTTGCTTAAAATTATTTACTTCAAAATCATGAATAGAAAGTAACGCTTCCGGACTATAAATTCCTTTATTTTGCACAAAATCTAGATGACCAGAAAGCTCTCCTTTTAAAGCAAGACTATCTATTTTAGGTAAAAAACTTTGTAATTTTACTTTGGTAAAATCGGCTAAAAGTATTTTTTCTGATTCTCCTTTTAAACTACCTGAAAACTCAATTTCTTGCTCTCCTGATGTTAATTTAAACTGACTAAAATCAAAATCATTTTCTTTTATATTAAAAGTAACTTTATTTTTATTCTGCTCGTTCGGGTCTATATTCCATGTGTTTTCTTTAAAAATAAAGGAAGATTTTTCAAACCCAACTACAGATTTCCCCTCTGGATTAAATGTGTAGAAGAAATCGAGATTAAAGTCTTCATTTTTTAAATCTCCTCCTTTAAAAACAGATTTAAAATATAAGGTGTCATTTTGATTTAAACTTAACAGGTTTAATTTTGATATATTATAATATTTTGTATTTACTTCTGATGCCGTTAAATGCGAATTATAAAGTGGGTTTTGATTATCTGTCCTTAATAAAATATCTTTAATTTCATTGCCATAGCCTTCAATTTTAGGTGAAGAAAACGT is a genomic window containing:
- a CDS encoding RidA family protein, with product MKKIITTSKAPAPIGPYNQAVLSGNTLYTSGQIAINPENGELVLSSIKEETTQVMENLKEVLAAADMTFENVIKTSIFISDMNNFGEINAIYGNYFNEETAPARETVEVANLPKFVNVEISAIAIK
- a CDS encoding methylglyoxal synthase; the encoded protein is MEIAIIAHDGMKAEMVQFLNEHKEALLQKKINLVSTGTTGTKAEKAGFKVTKFLSGPIGGDAQIAARVAEGKCNMVLFFRDPHAKHPHEPDIMMLLRICDVHNVPLATNPATADLLIKAI
- the gap gene encoding type I glyceraldehyde-3-phosphate dehydrogenase, with amino-acid sequence MIKIGINGFGRIGRLAFRSTVNRKDVQVVGINDLLDVDYLAYMLKYDSVHGAFDGTVDVKDGKLIVNGNEIRITAERNPADLKWDEIGAEYVIESTGFFLTEETAGKHLEAGAKKVVLSAPSKDHTPMFVMGVNNTELKADQKIFSNASCTTNCLSPIAKVLNDNWGISEGLMTTVHAATATQKTVDGPSMKDWRGGRSAIGNVIPSSTGAAKAVGKVIPALNGKLTGMAFRVPTMDVSVVDLTVKLEKPATYAEICAAMKAASESDTMKGVLGYTEDMVVSQDFVGDTRTSIFDAKAGIALNDNFVKVVSWYDNEMGYSTKIVDLIEYAASL
- the pfkA gene encoding 6-phosphofructokinase, which produces MKKIKKIAVMTSGGDAPGMNAAIRAVVRTCAYYSLGCVGIYRGYEGLIEDDLVELNARSVHNIINKGGTILKSARSKGFRTKEGRQKAYENLVEREVDALVVIGGDGSFTGAVLFNEEFDFPVIGIPGTIDNDIFGTSHTLGYDTALNTAVEAIDKIRDTASSHNRLFFVEVMGRDAGFIALNAGVGAGAEEILIPEEDLGLDRLLESLERSRRAGKSSSIVVVAEGDKSGRNVYELAKYVEENLPEYDVRVSILGHMQRGGSPSCFDRVLASRLGVKAVELLLDGKTNLMVGLKDNKVISTDIREAISGGHSINYELLRISDIITT
- a CDS encoding translocation/assembly module TamB — translated: MLLISIILSIPAIQTKLGSYATKKLNEDFNTNISVEKIDLSFLGNVQLKGVDIRDHHKDTLIFVKKLTTSILNAKKVLESEVSLGSISLDGAYVYMKTYKGEKDDSMAVFIDSFDDGSPKDSLANPFILKSSNVYVSDLNYKLINENSNNPILFSASNGGGNLQDLLVYGPDFSSKLRGLYFVDNRDLEVTNLTTDFSYSKTAMHFVNTTLQTRKSDINANIDFTYKREDLVDFNNKVNITATFAKSNIAIPDLKKYYNELNGNDDISFTGDFKGKLNNFALNKLRLTSRKGIRVIGNLGFVNAVNFEKGFIFRGDLSDLTATYSELKSVLPNVLGKTLPSEFAKFGKFTIKGKINVTRKEIKANLDLKSEIGGAITDLQISNIDDIDYAAYSGKVALQKFNIGELFNDPLFGEVSLKGDVKGSGFKLENINTSFVGTISGLNFKGYNYKNIEANGQYQNNKFDGDLKIDDANFKMNFNGLADLSTEINKFDFKSNIEYLNLKETNLFTRDSIAILKGNIELDVEGNTFDDITGKATFKNILYTNQKEEFNFKEFNVTSSLKDSIKTIEVASKDIAEGYLSGKFSFSELLPVAQNALGSIYTNYTPYAVKPNQFLDFNFTIYNQIVTVFFPDISIDDNTKIKGKIKADKNQLRLTFSSPKIEGYGNEIKDILLRTDNQNPLYNSHLTASEVNTKYYNISKLNLLSLNQNDTLYFKSVFKGGDLKNEDFNLDFFYTFNPEGKSVVGFEKSSFIFKENTWNIDPNEQNKNKVTFNIKENDFDFSQFKLTSGEQEIEFSGSLKGESEKILLADFTKVKLQSFLPKIDSLALKGELSGHLDFVQNKGIYSPEALLSIHDFEVNNFKQGDLSLNVKGDNSYKKYNVDLSIKNKKVKSIAATGSLDFSEKRPLIDLDVYLEEFGLDAFSPLGQDVLSSIRGTANGDFSLRGFLGNPEMEGTLTLKNAGLKFPYLNVDYDFEGESIISLQDQSFIFEGISLIDTKHKSSGRLIGDITHLNFKKWFLNIEIESDNLLVLDTKNTDEALYYGTAFIDGTANITGLTDQLTIDINAKTMPGTAFVVPLKDVETVDSYRLIHFKSKEIAVKEKQKEVALEAIKGLSLNIDLDVTKDATAQVVIDEVNGSQLTGKGKGNLRIEINTRGKFNMFGDYMIDSGVYDFKYGGIVNKPFLIQKGGTVSWNGNPYEANLDVTAIYKAKANPAVLLDNFNSNRKIEVDLVTRITGGLFSSKQELDIQLSNVDPSIASELEFILNDNNVNEKTTQFISLLAFGSFANPDKVDFNAGETISNTASSAVAAAFSSLLNNPDGKFQLGVDYQQGNSGSDIESLNTDNQVDVSVSTQLGDKVIINGKVGVPVGTQTQSSVVGEVKVEVLLNKEGNFRGVIFNRQNEIQYSTEEEGYTQGVGLSYQVNFNSLSGLLRKIRGKKSVIRRTQAQVKKDSIFKLKDNLINFEGN